The proteins below come from a single Leptidea sinapis chromosome 20, ilLepSina1.1, whole genome shotgun sequence genomic window:
- the LOC126970238 gene encoding anaphase-promoting complex subunit 2 has product MSLISDEHKVYWNKINYAFPILNDTIVSDCTDLEYIEVQQIITGLGIQNKIRDLIVTHIEKYVRQQVAPQFWAKFSKVEEEIKGFQLFKSAVNDLYDAVNKFSGMLRRLIILNNSCSDNKTIFGERDVISGFILIIRATLLSQLPVDFNIIIFHFYKLSFNVFDNEYESPDMSEDVMCSGCWNDYSECICSYVVKVFYETNRKLMEMQLLERLTGQVLTNFIQVRVESHIQRVCTGTFDVSHIAHLENWLETTVMTWLTRIYCGGSSKPPPDNKNIQNAIYKFKQKLHYFLYHTYTKLRIDQLFNIIIEYPDSQPAIDDLKQCIDKTDLRPTLCRVLQSALETRLLHPGVNTPDILTAYVATIRSIRHLDPSGVILDTVTKPVRSYLRNREDTVRSVVSSLTEEGSGSELAEELAKFSAEVDDDGEKEEAWDEWVPDPVDADPKVNAFNRKTSDIISMLVNVYGSKELFVNEYRTLLADRLLAQGVINTEKEIRHLELLKLRFGESQLHNCEVMLKDISDSKRINALIHQDQTFQELNNKFTANAMIMSAQFWPPFKDESLELPEEIKQHFDAYTKSYEALKGNRTLNWKPHLGNVNIEIEIGEKKLELTVSPFNATVIMHFQSKPEWSLDELHQVMKVPITVLRRKITYWQSQGIISEKGTDLYVLVEGSDAKSNVSTNQVQEMICEDDESESVMASAHDQREGELQVFWSYIVGMLTNLDCLPLDRIHQMLKMFAALAPGTECSVQELRQFLDTKVRTHQLVFQGGMYKLPKT; this is encoded by the coding sequence ATGTCGCTTATAAGTGATGAACACAAAGTGTAttggaataaaataaactacGCATTTCCAATCTTAAATGATACCATCGTGAGTGACTGCACTGATTTGGAATATATAGAAGTCCAACAAATTATTACAGGATTAggaattcaaaataaaatccgTGATTTAATTGTCACACATATCGAAAAATATGTAAGACAGCAGGTGGCACCACAGTTTTGGGCAAAGTTTAGTAAAGTTGAAGAAGAAATAAAGGGTTTTCAGCTTTTTAAATCTGCTGTCAATGATTTATATGATGCTGTTAATAAGTTCTCTGGGATGTTAAGGAGACTGATAATATTAAACAACAGCTGCAGTGATAACAAAACTATATTTGGAGAACGAGATGTTATTTCTggtttcatattaataattcgCGCAACTCTACTTTCTCAATTGCCTGtggatttcaatataataatattccatttctataaattatcttttaatgTATTTGATAATGAGTATGAATCTCCAGATATGAGTGAAGATGTTATGTGTTCTGGTTGTTGGAATGATTATTCCGAGTGTATCTGTTCTTATGTTGTTAAggttttttatgaaacaaataGAAAATTAATGGAAATGCAACTACTAGAAAGGTTAACTGGACAAGTTTTAACTAATTTCATTCAAGTAAGAGTTGAATCACATATACAGCGGGTTTGTACTGGTACTTTTGATGTGTCACACATAGCACACTTAGAAAATTGGCTTGAGACTACAGTCATGACTTGGTTAACAAGGATATACTGTGGTGGGTCATCAAAACCACCCcctgataataaaaatatccaaaatgctatatataaattcaaacaaaaacttCATTATTTCTTGTAtcatacctacacaaaattaaGGATTGATCAActgttcaatattattattgaatatccAGATTCTCAGCCTGCTATTGATGATTTAAAGCAGTGTATAGATAAAACAGATTTGAGACCAACTCTATGTAGAGTATTACAGTCAGCTTTAGAAACAAGATTATTGCATCCAGGTGTAAACACTCCAGACATCCTTACAGCATATGTCGCAACAATAAGATCTATTAGACACTTAGATCCATCAGGAGTGATTCTGGACACTGTTACTAAACCAGTACGTAGTTATTTAAGGAACAGGGAAGACACAGTCCGAAGTGTTGTCAGTAGTTTAACAGAAGAAGGGTCTGGGAGTGAACTAGCTGAAGAATTAGCCAAATTTTCTGCTGAAGTTGATGATGATGGTGAGAAGGAAGAGGCATGGGACGAGTGGGTACCAGATCCTGTTGATGCCGATCCTAAAGTAAATGCCTTTAACAGAAAGACTAGTGATATAATTTCAATGCTTGTCAATGTTTATGGAAGTAAAGAGCTGTTTGTAAATGAGTACAGGACTCTTCTGGCTGATAGATTACTAGCACAAGGTGTTATAAATACAGAAAAAGAAATTAGACATCTTGAATTATTAAAGTTACGATTTGGTGAATCTCAACTGCACAACTGTGAGGTTATGTTGAAGGATATTTCTGATTCTAAAAGAATAAATGCTTTGATTCATCAAGATCAAACATTCCaggaattaaataataaatttactgcAAATGCCATGATAATGTCTGCTCAATTCTGGCCACCATTTAAAGATGAAAGTTTGGAACTGCCAGAGGAGATTAAACAACATTTTGACGCATATACAAAGTCTTACGAGGCATTAAAAGGAAATAGAACTCTAAATTGGAAACCACATCTAGGAAATGTTAATATAGAGATTGAAATAGGGGAGAAAAAGTTAGAACTTACTGTTTCACCTTTTAACGCTACGGTGATAATGCATTTTCAATCAAAACCAGAATGGTCCCTTGATGAGCTGCATCAAGTTATGAAGGTACCAATAACGGTCCTCAGAAGAAAGATCACGTATTGGCAATCGCAAGGCATTATATCTGAGAAAGGTACAGATTTGTATGTGTTAGTGGAGGGTTCCGATGCCAAATCAAATGTATCTACTAATCAGGTGCAAGAAATGATTTGTGAAGATGACGAATCAGAGAGTGTGATGGCATCAGCACATGACCAAAGAGAGGGTGAGCTGCAAGTGTTTTGGTCATATATTGTGGGAATGTTGACTAACTTGGATTGTCTGCCGTTAGATCGGATACATCAGATGTTGAAGATGTTTGCTGCATTAGCTCCTGGCACAGAGTGTAGTGTTCAGGAGCTGAGACAGTTCTTAGATACTAAAGTCAGAACACATCAGCTAGTCTTTCAAGGAGGCATGTATAAGTTACCAAAAACTTGA
- the LOC126970273 gene encoding H/ACA ribonucleoprotein complex subunit 3 gives MYLRYYLNEKGDREYTLATIDPHGKPTLSAHPARFSPEDKYSRQRITIKKRFGLLLTQQPEPIH, from the exons ATGTATTTGAGATATTATTTGAACGAAAAAGGTGATCGTGAATACACATTAGCC ACAATTGATCCACATGGAAAACCAACATTATCTGCCCATCCAG ctcGCTTTTCACCAGAAGACAAATACTCCAGACAAAGAATTACTATAAAGAAGAGATTTGGCTTACTATTGACACAGCAACCAGAACCTATACACTAG